One Chromatiaceae bacterium genomic region harbors:
- the ftsW gene encoding putative lipid II flippase FtsW, whose protein sequence is MSEPLASDQALSRRQQAPRLPEMDWTLLIAAAALIGLGFIMVASASMPIADRQFHDPFHFIWRHAAALLLALTAALGVLAVPIRAWERNGTLLFFVGILLLVMVLIPGLGRNVNGATRWIPLGPINLQSSEFMKFFAVIFIAGYLVRRREEVETRFMGFFKPMVLIVIAATLIMAEPDFGTTVVLMATVMAMLFLGGVPIAYFGTLVGAVVMAGVALVISSPYRMQRVISYRDPWADPFDTGFQLSQALIAFGRGEWAGVGLGNGIQKQFYLPEAHTDFIIAVVGEELGLAGVLLVLVAFAFIVWRAFRIGFRARRAGRHFEAYLAQGFGLGLGLQGLINIGVNVGLLPTKGLTLPFMSYGSNSLIVACMIIAVLLRIDMEAKRDPSSETTVGRVSWVRA, encoded by the coding sequence ATGAGTGAACCATTGGCCAGCGACCAGGCCCTATCCCGCCGGCAACAGGCGCCCCGGCTGCCCGAGATGGACTGGACCCTGCTGATAGCCGCTGCGGCGCTGATCGGGTTGGGCTTTATCATGGTCGCCTCCGCCTCCATGCCCATCGCCGATCGCCAATTCCATGATCCCTTCCACTTCATCTGGCGCCATGCGGCCGCCCTGCTTTTGGCCCTGACCGCCGCCCTGGGGGTCCTGGCGGTGCCCATCCGCGCCTGGGAGCGAAACGGGACCCTGCTCTTTTTCGTGGGCATCCTCCTATTGGTGATGGTGCTCATCCCTGGCCTGGGGCGCAACGTCAATGGCGCCACCCGCTGGATACCCCTGGGGCCGATCAACCTCCAAAGCTCTGAGTTCATGAAATTCTTCGCCGTCATCTTCATCGCCGGGTATCTGGTGCGGCGGCGCGAGGAGGTTGAGACCCGATTTATGGGCTTTTTCAAGCCCATGGTGCTGATCGTCATCGCCGCCACCCTCATCATGGCGGAGCCCGACTTTGGCACCACGGTGGTGTTGATGGCGACTGTCATGGCGATGCTCTTTCTGGGGGGGGTGCCTATCGCCTACTTTGGCACCCTGGTTGGCGCCGTCGTCATGGCGGGCGTGGCCCTGGTGATCTCCTCGCCCTATCGGATGCAGCGGGTCATCTCCTATCGGGATCCCTGGGCGGACCCATTCGATACCGGCTTCCAGTTAAGTCAGGCCCTGATTGCCTTCGGGCGGGGGGAGTGGGCCGGGGTCGGGCTGGGTAACGGCATCCAAAAACAGTTTTATCTCCCCGAGGCGCACACCGACTTCATCATTGCCGTCGTCGGCGAGGAATTGGGACTGGCGGGGGTGCTACTGGTCCTGGTGGCCTTTGCCTTTATCGTCTGGCGCGCCTTTCGCATCGGCTTTCGCGCCCGGCGCGCGGGACGGCATTTCGAGGCCTATCTGGCCCAGGGTTTTGGTCTGGGCCTGGGTCTCCAGGGGCTCATCAATATCGGTGTCAACGTCGGCCTGCTGCCCACCAAGGGCCTGACCCTGCCCTTTATGAGCTATGGCAGCAACAGCCTCATCGTCGCCTGCATGATCATCGCCGTGCTGTTACGCATCGACATGGAAGCCAAGCGTGACCCAAGTTCAGAAACAACCGTGGGTAGGGTGTCATGGGTGCGCGCCTAG
- a CDS encoding D-alanine--D-alanine ligase — MNPDVAHFGKVALLLGGTSAEREISLRSGQAVLAALRRRGVAVEPLDPDASVLERLRLGGYDRVFIMLHGRGGEDGQIQGALETLGLPYTGSGVLGSALGMDKYRCKLAWQGAGLPTADFVPLREKGDLSRAAALGFPLMIKPAHEGSSIGMARVEDEEQLASAWGEAARYDRLVIAERWLSGPEFTCAILGDEALPMIRLETPRAFYDYQAKYFADDTRYLCPCGLAPEEERRLQALALAAFEAVGARGWGRVDLMLDGEGAPHLLEINTVPGMTDHSLVPMAAKARGIGFDELVWRILETSLE, encoded by the coding sequence ATGAATCCGGACGTGGCCCATTTCGGCAAGGTGGCCTTGCTCCTGGGAGGCACCTCGGCGGAGCGCGAGATCTCACTCAGGAGCGGCCAGGCCGTGCTCGCCGCCCTGCGGCGCCGGGGGGTGGCCGTAGAGCCCCTCGACCCGGATGCCAGCGTCCTGGAGCGGCTGCGGCTGGGGGGCTACGACCGGGTCTTTATCATGCTCCACGGCCGGGGGGGCGAGGATGGTCAAATTCAGGGTGCCCTGGAGACCCTGGGCCTGCCTTACACGGGTTCAGGCGTCCTGGGCTCGGCCCTGGGCATGGACAAATATCGCTGCAAGCTGGCCTGGCAGGGCGCGGGCCTGCCCACGGCGGACTTCGTGCCGCTCCGTGAGAAGGGTGACCTGTCGCGAGCGGCGGCCCTGGGCTTTCCCCTCATGATCAAACCGGCCCACGAGGGCTCCAGTATTGGCATGGCGCGGGTGGAAGACGAGGAGCAACTGGCCTCGGCCTGGGGCGAGGCGGCGCGTTATGACCGCCTCGTAATCGCCGAGCGGTGGCTGTCCGGCCCAGAGTTTACCTGCGCCATCCTGGGCGATGAGGCCTTGCCCATGATACGGCTGGAGACGCCCCGCGCCTTTTACGACTATCAGGCCAAATATTTCGCCGATGACACCCGCTACCTCTGCCCCTGCGGACTGGCCCCGGAGGAGGAGCGGCGTCTGCAGGCCCTGGCCCTCGCGGCCTTCGAGGCCGTCGGCGCCCGGGGCTGGGGTCGGGTGGACCTGATGCTGGACGGGGAGGGAGCACCCCATCTGCTGGAGATCAACACGGTGCCCGGCATGACCGACCATAGCCTGGTGCCCATGGCGGCCAAGGCCCGAGGGATCGGCTTTGATGAACTGGTCTGGCGCATCCTGGAGACCAGCCTTGAATAG
- the ftsA gene encoding cell division protein FtsA has translation MARRGDKNLLVGLDIGTSKIACLVGEEREDGLIEIVGVGTHPSRGLKRGVVVDIESTVQSIQRAVEEAELMAGCEIHSVHAGIAGSHIRSLSSHGITAIKDREVSQADMDRVIDAARAVAIPADQRILHVLPQEFIIDGQEGIREPIGMCGVRLEARVHLVTGAVSAAQNIVKCIRRCGLEVDDLVLEQLGSSYAVLGEDEKELGVCLIDIGGGTTDLAIFTDGAIQHTAVIPIAGDQVTNDIAVALRTPTQYAERIKVRHACALAHLAGGGEMIEVPSIGERPPRRLSRQTLAEVVEPRYEELLNLALAELRRTGLEAKVASGVVMTGGSSKMAGLMDLAEEVFHMPVRLGHPQNAVGLEEVMCNPIHATGVGLLLYARQNRFAFRSLPKERQGFKGVLGRMKNWFQGNF, from the coding sequence ATGGCGCGGCGCGGCGATAAAAATTTGTTAGTGGGGCTGGATATTGGCACCTCCAAGATCGCCTGCCTGGTGGGCGAGGAACGGGAGGATGGCCTGATCGAAATCGTTGGGGTCGGCACCCACCCCTCGCGGGGCCTCAAGCGCGGCGTGGTGGTGGACATCGAATCCACGGTGCAGTCCATCCAGCGCGCCGTGGAGGAGGCGGAGCTGATGGCCGGCTGCGAGATCCATTCGGTCCACGCGGGTATCGCCGGTAGTCATATTCGCAGCCTGAGTTCCCATGGGATCACCGCCATAAAGGATCGGGAGGTGAGTCAGGCCGACATGGATCGGGTCATCGACGCCGCCCGGGCGGTCGCTATTCCAGCGGATCAGCGGATTCTCCATGTGCTGCCCCAGGAATTCATCATCGACGGCCAGGAGGGTATCCGCGAGCCCATCGGCATGTGCGGTGTCCGTCTGGAGGCACGGGTCCATTTGGTCACGGGTGCCGTCAGTGCGGCCCAGAATATCGTCAAGTGCATCCGCCGCTGTGGCCTGGAGGTGGATGATCTGGTGCTGGAGCAACTCGGTTCGAGCTACGCGGTGCTGGGGGAGGACGAGAAGGAGTTGGGCGTCTGTCTCATCGATATCGGCGGGGGTACCACGGACCTGGCGATCTTCACAGATGGCGCTATCCAGCACACGGCGGTCATTCCCATCGCCGGGGATCAGGTGACCAATGACATTGCCGTGGCCCTGCGCACCCCGACCCAGTATGCGGAGCGGATCAAGGTCCGCCATGCCTGCGCCCTGGCCCATCTCGCGGGAGGGGGCGAAATGATCGAGGTGCCGAGTATTGGCGAGCGCCCCCCCCGCCGCCTGTCCCGTCAGACCCTGGCCGAGGTGGTGGAACCCCGTTACGAGGAGTTGCTGAACCTGGCCCTGGCGGAGTTGCGCCGCACCGGCCTGGAGGCCAAGGTCGCCAGCGGTGTCGTCATGACGGGTGGCAGTTCCAAGATGGCGGGGCTCATGGACCTGGCGGAGGAGGTCTTCCATATGCCCGTCCGCCTAGGCCACCCCCAGAATGCCGTGGGACTGGAGGAGGTGATGTGTAATCCCATCCATGCCACCGGGGTTGGCCTGCTCCTCTATGCCCGCCAAAACCGTTTCGCATTCCGGTCCCTGCCGAAAGAGAGGCAGGGATTCAAGGGGGTACTGGGGCGGATGAAGAATTGGTTCCAGGGGAATTTCTGA
- a CDS encoding cell division protein FtsQ/DivIB produces the protein MNRVVPLMVRQPSHPPVPRLDPKVAWRLFKGFSGLMLIALLIAGAHWLLRLESEYLPVRVVSIEGEVRQMTLQQIQDRVGQTLDAGILTQDLAAIQSTIKELSWISSAGVRRAWPDRLVISVREHKPLARWGDDSLVTAEGRVFRPDRHEIPHGLPRLSGPDDQGPQVVARFQAWQPLLKAQGLSILALEDDPRGAWTLTTDAGFNLLLGKTEVDSRLERFLRAYPHILAAGRPARVDMRYSNGLAVSWSGARLARETEPSTGWFVQAGPAGKSSGSTPDPTPFPHLGPPVEIRRSSRS, from the coding sequence TTGAATAGGGTGGTTCCCCTCATGGTCAGGCAGCCGTCTCATCCGCCGGTACCCAGGCTGGATCCCAAGGTGGCCTGGCGGCTGTTCAAGGGCTTCTCCGGCCTGATGCTGATCGCCCTCCTGATTGCCGGAGCCCACTGGCTGCTGCGTCTGGAGTCCGAATATCTGCCGGTGCGGGTGGTCAGTATCGAGGGCGAGGTGCGGCAGATGACCTTGCAGCAGATCCAGGATCGGGTCGGCCAGACGCTGGATGCGGGTATTCTTACCCAGGACCTGGCGGCCATCCAGTCCACGATCAAGGAGTTGTCCTGGATAAGCAGCGCGGGAGTGCGCCGTGCCTGGCCGGACCGGCTGGTGATCTCGGTCCGGGAGCATAAACCCCTGGCCCGTTGGGGCGATGATAGTCTGGTAACCGCCGAGGGCCGCGTTTTCCGGCCAGACCGACACGAAATACCCCATGGCCTGCCGCGTCTGTCGGGTCCCGATGATCAGGGGCCGCAAGTGGTGGCGCGATTCCAGGCCTGGCAGCCCTTGCTCAAGGCTCAGGGTCTGTCCATCCTGGCCCTCGAGGATGATCCCCGGGGGGCTTGGACCCTGACGACCGATGCCGGCTTTAACCTCTTGCTGGGCAAGACGGAGGTCGATTCACGCCTGGAGCGCTTCCTGCGTGCCTATCCCCACATCCTGGCGGCGGGGCGGCCGGCACGTGTGGATATGCGATATAGTAATGGTTTAGCAGTAAGCTGGTCCGGCGCCAGGCTTGCTCGGGAAACCGAGCCGAGCACCGGCTGGTTTGTCCAGGCCGGTCCCGCTGGCAAGTCCTCGGGCTCCACCCCCGATCCCACCCCCTTTCCCCACCTTGGACCGCCGGTCGAGATCCGACGGTCGTCCCGGAGTTAG
- the ftsZ gene encoding cell division protein FtsZ produces the protein MFELMDTHTQSAVIKVIGVGGGGGNAVNHMMESSIEGVEFICANTDAQALKHSSVKTILQLGAAITKGLGAGASPLVGRQAAEEDRDRIRDALEGADMVFITAGMGGGTGTGATPVVAEVAKELGILTVAVVTKPFPFEGGKRMKIAEEGIEALASRVDSLITIPNEKLLAVLGKEMSLLNAFRAANDVLLNATRGVAELITRHGLINVDFADVKTVMSEMGEAMMGMGAATGVNRAREAAEAAINSPLLGDIDLSGAKGILVNITAGMDLTIGEFDEVGNTVRDFADEDATVVVGTVIDPDLDDEMRVTVVATGLGGNRGRGSAQGRNDSPRLHVVANDRTTPKASSYADPFGRKSKSSAADTQPDLDYLDIPAFLRRQAD, from the coding sequence ATGTTCGAGCTGATGGATACCCATACCCAGAGCGCCGTCATCAAGGTCATCGGCGTTGGTGGCGGTGGCGGCAATGCCGTTAACCACATGATGGAATCCTCCATTGAAGGCGTGGAATTCATCTGCGCCAATACGGATGCCCAGGCACTGAAGCATTCCAGTGTTAAAACCATCCTGCAACTGGGCGCGGCCATCACCAAGGGACTGGGCGCCGGCGCCAGTCCCCTCGTTGGCCGCCAGGCGGCGGAGGAGGATCGGGACCGGATCCGCGATGCCCTGGAAGGGGCCGATATGGTCTTCATCACCGCCGGCATGGGCGGTGGCACGGGCACCGGCGCCACCCCCGTGGTTGCCGAAGTCGCCAAGGAGTTGGGAATCCTGACGGTGGCGGTGGTGACCAAGCCCTTCCCCTTCGAGGGCGGCAAGCGCATGAAGATCGCCGAGGAGGGTATCGAGGCCCTCGCGAGCCGGGTCGATTCCCTCATCACCATTCCCAACGAGAAACTGCTGGCGGTGCTGGGCAAGGAAATGAGCCTGCTCAATGCCTTCAGGGCCGCCAACGACGTCCTGCTCAATGCGACCCGGGGTGTCGCCGAACTCATTACCCGTCACGGCCTCATTAACGTGGACTTTGCCGACGTCAAGACCGTCATGTCCGAGATGGGCGAGGCGATGATGGGCATGGGCGCGGCGACGGGGGTGAACCGGGCGCGCGAGGCGGCGGAGGCGGCCATCAACAGTCCGCTCCTGGGCGATATCGACCTCTCGGGCGCCAAGGGTATCCTGGTCAACATCACCGCCGGTATGGATCTCACCATCGGTGAGTTCGACGAGGTAGGTAACACGGTCCGTGACTTCGCCGACGAGGATGCCACCGTGGTGGTTGGCACCGTCATCGACCCTGACCTGGACGACGAGATGCGGGTTACCGTGGTCGCCACCGGCCTCGGGGGCAATCGTGGCCGCGGGAGTGCTCAGGGGCGCAACGATAGTCCCCGGCTGCACGTGGTGGCCAATGACCGCACCACGCCCAAGGCCTCCAGCTACGCGGATCCCTTTGGCCGTAAATCCAAGTCCTCCGCCGCCGATACGCAGCCCGACCTGGATTATCTGGACATCCCCGCCTTCCTGCGTCGCCAGGCGGACTGA
- a CDS encoding DUF721 domain-containing protein has product MAIKPLRHALRCLSDSETRGALLALIDGQRQLLQTIRARLAPPLDAHCLYATLEEGKLTLVTDSPAWASRLRFQAPEFTANLGSIQGEIAACQVRVQPLAVARRAPDVARPRARISPATASLLRQAGEAQGDTELGRALCRLAQAGAGDI; this is encoded by the coding sequence ATGGCCATCAAACCCCTCCGCCACGCCCTCCGCTGCCTGAGCGACAGCGAGACCCGGGGCGCGCTGCTAGCCCTCATCGACGGGCAGCGCCAATTATTGCAAACCATCCGCGCTCGCCTGGCGCCCCCGCTCGACGCCCATTGCCTTTACGCCACCCTGGAGGAGGGTAAGCTGACCCTGGTCACGGACTCACCGGCCTGGGCCTCGCGACTGCGCTTTCAGGCCCCGGAGTTTACGGCCAATCTGGGCAGCATCCAGGGGGAAATAGCGGCATGCCAGGTGCGCGTCCAGCCCCTGGCGGTTGCCAGGCGCGCTCCGGACGTGGCAAGACCCCGGGCGCGGATATCCCCGGCCACGGCATCCCTGCTCAGGCAGGCGGGGGAGGCGCAGGGTGATACGGAACTGGGGCGGGCGCTGTGCCGGCTGGCACAAGCCGGGGCCGGGGACATTTAA
- a CDS encoding UDP-3-O-acyl-N-acetylglucosamine deacetylase codes for MIRQRTLKNVIRATGVGLHTGDKVYLTLRPAAPDTGIVFRRTDLAVPVDIPACPLNVGDTRLSTTLVKDGVRISTVEHLLSAFAGLGIDNAYVDVSAAEVPIMDGSAGPFVFLIQSAGIEEQNRAKRFVRIKRRVRVEDGDKYAMFEPYDGFKVEFAIDFDHPAFPSRTRAATVDLSATSFVKEVSRARTFGFLRDIEALRQQNLALGGSMDNAVVVDDYRVLNEEGLRYEDEFVRHKILDAIGDLYLLGHSLIGAFRGYKSGHGLNNQLLRALIADRSAWEEVTYEEDGAASARVRRLQLAIA; via the coding sequence ATGATCAGGCAGCGTACGCTCAAAAATGTCATCCGCGCCACGGGCGTCGGCTTGCACACCGGTGACAAGGTCTACCTGACCCTGCGACCCGCGGCCCCGGACACCGGCATTGTCTTTCGCCGCACCGATCTTGCCGTGCCGGTGGATATCCCTGCCTGCCCGCTGAATGTGGGCGATACCCGCCTATCCACCACTCTGGTCAAGGACGGCGTGCGCATCTCGACCGTGGAGCATCTGCTCTCGGCCTTCGCTGGCCTGGGCATCGACAATGCCTATGTGGATGTCAGCGCGGCGGAGGTCCCCATCATGGATGGCAGTGCCGGCCCCTTCGTCTTCCTCATCCAGTCGGCGGGCATCGAGGAGCAGAATCGCGCCAAGCGTTTTGTGCGCATCAAGCGCCGGGTCCGGGTGGAGGATGGCGACAAGTATGCCATGTTCGAGCCCTATGACGGCTTCAAGGTGGAATTTGCCATCGATTTCGATCATCCAGCCTTCCCCTCCCGTACCCGTGCGGCGACCGTGGATCTGTCCGCCACCTCTTTCGTCAAGGAGGTTAGCCGGGCCCGTACCTTCGGCTTTCTGCGCGACATCGAGGCCCTGCGCCAGCAGAACCTGGCTTTAGGTGGGAGCATGGATAATGCGGTGGTGGTGGATGACTACCGGGTGCTTAACGAGGAAGGGCTGCGTTACGAGGACGAGTTTGTCCGACATAAGATCCTGGATGCCATCGGCGACCTTTATCTGCTGGGGCATTCCCTGATTGGGGCCTTCCGAGGCTACAAATCGGGTCATGGCCTGAATAATCAGCTCCTGCGCGCCCTGATCGCCGACCGGTCCGCCTGGGAAGAGGTCACCTACGAAGAGGATGGCGCCGCTTCGGCGCGCGTCCGCCGCCTGCAGTTGGCCATCGCCTGA
- the murG gene encoding undecaprenyldiphospho-muramoylpentapeptide beta-N-acetylglucosaminyltransferase — MGARLAVMAGGTGGHVFPALAVAELLRDQGQEVFWMGTRQKMEARLVPEHGFEIEWIGIEGLRGKGGLALLTAPWKLTVAMSQAASILRRRRPDLVLGMGGFASGPGGLVARLLGIPLIIHEQNQVPGLTNQWLSRIARRVFQAFPNSFPVSRGAETCGNPVRPEISALAAPGERLGPRQGRTRLLVVGGSLGAQALNEQVAPAVALMPLGARPLIRHQAGERTLAVARQAYASAGVEAEVTPFIRDMAEAYGWADLVICRAGALTVSELAAAGLGAILVPYPSAVDDHQTANAAYLAGPGGAEILPQSQLNAARLGAILTRLIGDRARLLTMAEAARAQAMPDAARRIAAACLAEIAS, encoded by the coding sequence ATGGGTGCGCGCCTAGCCGTCATGGCCGGTGGGACCGGCGGTCATGTCTTCCCGGCCCTGGCGGTTGCCGAGTTGTTGCGGGACCAGGGCCAGGAGGTCTTCTGGATGGGTACCCGCCAGAAGATGGAGGCGCGGCTGGTGCCCGAGCATGGCTTTGAAATCGAATGGATCGGCATCGAGGGACTGCGCGGCAAGGGTGGGCTCGCCTTATTGACGGCCCCTTGGAAGCTGACGGTGGCCATGTCCCAGGCGGCCAGCATCCTGCGCCGCCGGCGTCCGGACCTGGTGCTGGGCATGGGGGGATTCGCCTCGGGCCCCGGCGGTCTCGTGGCTCGATTGCTGGGCATTCCCCTCATTATCCATGAGCAGAACCAGGTACCGGGCCTGACCAATCAGTGGCTGTCGCGGATCGCCCGCCGGGTCTTCCAGGCTTTTCCCAACAGCTTTCCCGTGAGCCGTGGGGCCGAGACCTGCGGTAATCCGGTGCGCCCCGAGATTAGTGCCCTGGCTGCCCCCGGAGAGCGCCTGGGCCCGCGCCAGGGTAGGACGCGCCTGCTGGTGGTCGGGGGTTCCCTGGGTGCCCAGGCCCTCAACGAGCAGGTCGCTCCCGCCGTGGCGCTGATGCCGCTGGGCGCCCGCCCCCTGATCCGCCACCAGGCCGGGGAGCGGACCCTGGCGGTCGCTCGTCAGGCTTACGCCAGCGCAGGGGTCGAGGCCGAGGTGACGCCCTTCATCCGCGATATGGCGGAGGCCTATGGCTGGGCGGATCTGGTAATATGTCGCGCCGGCGCCCTGACGGTGTCTGAACTGGCCGCCGCGGGGCTGGGCGCGATTCTGGTGCCCTACCCCTCGGCGGTGGACGATCATCAGACCGCGAACGCCGCCTACCTGGCGGGCCCTGGCGGGGCCGAGATTCTGCCCCAATCCCAACTCAACGCCGCGAGACTCGGCGCCATCCTGACCCGGCTCATCGGTGACCGCGCCCGTCTCCTGACCATGGCGGAGGCGGCCCGCGCCCAGGCCATGCCGGACGCCGCGAGACGTATCGCCGCTGCCTGCCTCGCCGAGATTGCCTCATGA
- the murC gene encoding UDP-N-acetylmuramate--L-alanine ligase — MGRIRRLHFIGIGGAGMSGIAEIMLDLGYEVSGSDKRANAATQRLEKLGARVFIGHAAEQVQGVDAVVVSSAIDEANPEIIAARAVRAPLVRRAEMLAELMRFYYGVAVAGTHGKTTTTSLVASVLAEGGLDPTFVIGGLLNSAGANARLGSRHYLVAEADESDASFLYLQPMLSVITNIDADHMVTYGHDFGRLRNTFMEFLHHLPFYGLAVLCIDDKEVRDLVPEVPRPVRTYGTRAEADVRAERVRQEGLRMFFEVQHAGGHFPVELNLPGRHNVLNALAAIAVGLELGVPVEAIRRALSGFQGIGRRFVVSQVQDDAGRGLILIDDYGHHPREVAATLEAARQGWPGRRLVLVFQPHRYSRTQEQFDDFVQVLSGVDRLVLCEVYPAGEAPIPGADGRALSRAIRARAQVDPVFCKDLGEVPGVLGHLLEDGDLVLLSGAGDIGGLAARLPGMLRQGAGADDVRD; from the coding sequence ATGGGCCGTATCCGTCGCCTGCACTTCATCGGTATCGGTGGCGCGGGCATGAGTGGTATCGCCGAGATCATGCTGGACCTGGGCTACGAGGTATCCGGCTCCGACAAGCGTGCCAACGCGGCGACCCAGCGGCTGGAGAAGCTGGGCGCCCGGGTTTTCATTGGCCACGCGGCGGAACAGGTCCAGGGGGTGGATGCCGTCGTCGTGTCCAGCGCCATCGACGAGGCCAACCCCGAGATCATCGCCGCGCGCGCGGTCCGCGCGCCCCTGGTGCGGCGCGCCGAGATGCTGGCGGAACTCATGCGCTTCTACTATGGAGTGGCGGTCGCCGGTACCCACGGCAAGACCACCACCACCAGTCTGGTGGCGAGCGTCTTGGCGGAGGGTGGCCTGGACCCCACCTTTGTTATTGGTGGCCTCCTGAACAGCGCTGGCGCCAACGCCAGGCTGGGCAGCCGTCACTACCTGGTGGCGGAGGCCGATGAGAGCGACGCATCCTTCCTCTATTTACAGCCCATGCTGTCGGTCATCACCAATATCGACGCCGACCACATGGTGACCTATGGCCATGACTTTGGCCGGCTACGCAATACCTTCATGGAGTTTCTGCACCATCTGCCCTTCTACGGGCTGGCGGTGCTTTGTATCGACGACAAGGAAGTGCGCGATCTGGTACCCGAGGTCCCGCGCCCCGTGCGGACCTATGGAACCCGGGCGGAGGCGGACGTGCGGGCCGAGCGGGTCCGCCAGGAAGGGCTGCGGATGTTTTTCGAGGTCCAGCATGCGGGCGGCCACTTCCCGGTGGAGCTCAACCTCCCTGGCCGCCACAATGTCCTCAATGCCCTGGCGGCGATCGCCGTGGGTCTGGAACTGGGGGTGCCGGTGGAGGCTATCCGCCGGGCCCTATCGGGTTTCCAGGGCATCGGCCGGCGCTTCGTGGTGAGCCAGGTCCAGGATGACGCGGGTCGTGGCCTGATCCTCATCGACGACTATGGCCATCACCCCCGCGAGGTGGCGGCGACCCTGGAGGCGGCGCGGCAGGGCTGGCCCGGCCGGCGACTGGTGCTGGTCTTCCAGCCCCATCGTTACAGCCGTACCCAGGAGCAGTTCGATGACTTCGTTCAGGTCCTGTCCGGGGTGGACCGCCTGGTGCTCTGCGAGGTCTATCCCGCCGGGGAGGCGCCCATCCCGGGGGCCGATGGCCGCGCCCTCAGTCGCGCCATCCGCGCCCGCGCCCAGGTCGATCCCGTCTTCTGCAAGGATCTCGGCGAGGTCCCCGGGGTACTGGGCCATCTCCTGGAGGACGGCGACCTGGTGCTGCTCTCCGGGGCGGGCGACATTGGCGGACTGGCCGCGCGCTTGCCCGGGATGCTGCGGCAGGGAGCTGGGGCTGATGATGTCCGGGATTAG
- the murB gene encoding UDP-N-acetylmuramate dehydrogenase: MSGAASPPRGELRLDEPLARHTSWRVGGPAKRFYRPADAADLVAFLGTLDAGEPLLWLGLGSNLLVGDEGFAGTVIQTQGRMGALERLGDLGLRAECGVSCASAARFAARAGLAGIEFLAGIPGTLGGALALNAGAHGGETWGRVRKVMTVDRAGRVRERLPADFQVGYRQVEGPGEEWFLAVELALEAGEPAACQARIRDLLERRNQSQPIGQPSCGSVFRNPPGDYAARLIEAAGLKGECEGGAQVSTRHANFIINTGGASAHDILRLIERVRATVARHSGVMLRTEVHFIGGETA; this comes from the coding sequence ATGAGTGGCGCCGCTTCCCCCCCGCGCGGCGAGCTCCGCCTGGACGAGCCCCTGGCGCGCCATACCAGTTGGCGGGTGGGCGGGCCGGCCAAGCGTTTCTATCGCCCGGCGGACGCAGCGGATCTGGTAGCCTTTTTGGGCACCCTGGACGCCGGGGAGCCGCTGCTCTGGCTAGGTTTGGGGAGCAACCTCCTGGTCGGTGACGAGGGCTTCGCCGGTACGGTCATCCAGACTCAGGGCCGCATGGGCGCCCTGGAGCGGTTGGGTGACCTGGGGCTGAGGGCGGAATGCGGTGTCTCCTGTGCCAGCGCCGCGCGCTTCGCCGCCCGCGCGGGCCTGGCTGGGATCGAGTTCCTGGCCGGCATCCCGGGGACCCTGGGTGGGGCCCTGGCCCTGAACGCCGGGGCCCACGGCGGCGAGACCTGGGGACGGGTGCGCAAGGTCATGACGGTGGATCGTGCGGGTCGGGTGCGGGAGCGGCTCCCCGCGGATTTCCAGGTTGGCTATCGCCAGGTCGAGGGGCCAGGGGAAGAGTGGTTCCTTGCGGTTGAATTAGCCCTGGAGGCCGGCGAGCCCGCGGCTTGTCAGGCCCGCATTCGCGACCTGCTGGAGCGACGCAACCAGTCCCAGCCCATCGGCCAGCCGAGTTGCGGGTCCGTTTTTCGCAATCCTCCCGGGGATTATGCCGCGCGCCTGATCGAGGCCGCGGGCCTCAAGGGCGAGTGCGAGGGCGGCGCCCAGGTTTCGACCCGGCACGCGAATTTCATTATCAATACCGGCGGCGCCAGTGCCCATGACATCCTGCGGCTGATCGAGCGGGTGCGGGCGACGGTGGCCAGGCACAGCGGCGTGATGCTGCGGACCGAGGTCCATTTCATCGGAGGAGAGACGGCATGA